One window of Futiania mangrovi genomic DNA carries:
- a CDS encoding 1-deoxy-D-xylulose-5-phosphate synthase N-terminal domain-containing protein: MTDRHDILREIERKLLWLACWTVHNANNVREKTDGLKIGGHQASCASMVSMMTALYCSVLKPEDRVAVKPHASPVFHALQYLAGNQTREKLEAFRGYGGAQSYPSRTKDVDDVDFSTGSVGLGVAITAFASMVQDYLGEKAWAEKRPEGRMIALVGDAELDEGNVYEALQEGWKHGLRNTWWVIDYNRQSLDGVVREGLSQRIAAIFGAFGWDVVTLKYGALQRAAFDEPGGTRLKDWIDNCPNALYSALTFQGGAAWRKRLLDEIGDQGDATRLIESRSDAELQALMTNLGGHCQDTLIEAFEAIDHDRPVAFVAYTTKGWNTPLAGHKDNHGGIMTNAQMDAFRAAMSIREGHEWDMAEGLSIGAHEVRDFIRSRPFFAGGTRRTTAPRVATPGPVWLADKALATQGGFGKILDALAKSDHPLADRIVTTSPDVTVSTNLGPWVNRRGLFSREKIADTFREERVPSAQKWWFSKEGQHIELGIAEMNLFLLLGAAGLSHSLFGERLLPVGTLYDPFVMRGLDALNYACYQDARFLLIGTPSGVSLAPEGGAHQSVGTPLIGMSQDGLASFEPAFLDELSVVMDWAFDYMQRDGAGDPDERTWLRDETGGSVYLRLSTRAIEQPHGSPRKDAAFAQGVIDGAYWLREPGPNAEIVIAYQGVVAPEAIEAAGRIGQDRRDIGVLAVTSADRLNAGWHAAMRTRKRGQTGAMSQIERLLAGLPPHCTLITVIDGHPATLSWLGSVHGHRTVPLGVEHFGQTGTIADLYRHYGIDADAIVDAAHRITVGRPIRLAVSNA, from the coding sequence ATGACCGACCGGCACGACATCCTCCGCGAGATCGAGCGCAAGCTTCTCTGGCTCGCGTGCTGGACGGTGCACAATGCGAACAATGTCCGGGAAAAGACCGACGGGCTGAAGATCGGCGGCCACCAGGCGTCGTGCGCGTCCATGGTGTCGATGATGACGGCGCTCTATTGCTCGGTCCTGAAGCCGGAAGACCGGGTGGCGGTAAAGCCGCACGCCTCGCCCGTGTTCCACGCTTTGCAGTATCTCGCTGGCAACCAGACCCGCGAGAAGCTTGAGGCATTCCGCGGCTATGGCGGCGCACAATCCTATCCGAGCCGCACCAAGGACGTGGACGACGTTGACTTCTCCACGGGGTCGGTCGGCCTCGGCGTGGCGATCACGGCGTTCGCTTCCATGGTGCAGGACTATCTCGGTGAAAAGGCCTGGGCGGAGAAGCGTCCCGAGGGCCGCATGATCGCGCTCGTCGGCGATGCCGAGCTCGACGAGGGCAATGTCTACGAGGCGCTGCAGGAGGGCTGGAAGCACGGCCTGCGCAACACCTGGTGGGTGATCGACTACAACCGGCAGAGCCTCGACGGCGTCGTGCGCGAGGGTCTTTCGCAGCGGATCGCGGCGATCTTCGGGGCCTTCGGCTGGGACGTGGTCACGCTCAAGTACGGCGCCCTGCAGCGGGCGGCCTTCGACGAGCCGGGGGGCACGCGCCTCAAGGACTGGATCGACAATTGCCCGAACGCGCTCTACTCGGCGCTGACCTTTCAGGGGGGTGCCGCGTGGCGCAAGCGCCTGCTCGACGAGATCGGCGACCAGGGCGACGCCACGCGCCTGATCGAGAGCCGGTCGGACGCCGAGCTTCAGGCGCTGATGACCAATCTCGGCGGTCATTGCCAGGACACGCTGATCGAGGCGTTCGAGGCCATCGATCACGACCGTCCCGTGGCCTTCGTCGCCTACACGACCAAGGGCTGGAACACGCCGCTCGCAGGCCACAAGGACAACCACGGCGGCATCATGACGAACGCGCAGATGGACGCCTTCCGTGCCGCCATGTCGATCCGCGAGGGCCATGAGTGGGACATGGCCGAGGGGCTGTCGATCGGCGCGCACGAGGTACGCGACTTCATCCGCTCTCGCCCCTTCTTCGCCGGTGGGACGCGGCGGACGACGGCGCCGCGCGTCGCGACGCCGGGACCCGTCTGGCTCGCCGACAAGGCGCTGGCGACACAAGGCGGGTTCGGCAAGATCCTCGACGCGCTGGCGAAGTCCGACCACCCGCTGGCCGACCGGATCGTGACGACCTCGCCGGACGTGACTGTCTCCACGAACCTCGGGCCGTGGGTCAACCGGCGCGGCCTCTTCTCGCGCGAGAAGATCGCCGACACCTTCCGCGAGGAGCGGGTGCCGTCGGCGCAGAAATGGTGGTTCTCGAAGGAGGGCCAGCATATCGAGCTGGGCATCGCGGAGATGAACCTGTTCCTGCTGCTGGGCGCGGCGGGGCTTTCCCATTCGCTGTTCGGGGAGCGGCTGCTGCCCGTCGGCACGCTCTACGATCCCTTCGTGATGCGCGGGCTCGATGCGCTCAACTACGCCTGTTACCAGGACGCGCGCTTCCTGCTGATCGGGACGCCCTCGGGGGTCAGCCTCGCGCCAGAGGGCGGCGCGCACCAGTCGGTCGGCACGCCGCTGATCGGCATGTCGCAGGACGGGCTCGCCTCGTTCGAACCGGCCTTCCTCGACGAGCTTTCCGTCGTCATGGACTGGGCCTTCGACTACATGCAGCGAGATGGGGCGGGCGATCCGGACGAGCGCACATGGCTGCGCGACGAGACCGGCGGCTCGGTCTATCTGCGTCTCTCCACCCGCGCCATCGAGCAGCCGCATGGCAGTCCGCGAAAGGACGCGGCCTTCGCGCAGGGTGTCATCGACGGCGCCTACTGGCTGCGCGAGCCGGGGCCGAACGCGGAGATCGTCATCGCCTACCAGGGCGTGGTCGCGCCCGAGGCCATCGAGGCGGCAGGCCGCATCGGCCAGGACCGCCGCGACATCGGCGTGCTTGCCGTGACCTCCGCCGACCGGCTCAACGCGGGCTGGCACGCGGCGATGCGTACCCGCAAGCGCGGGCAGACGGGCGCCATGAGCCAGATCGAGCGGCTGCTCGCCGGCCTGCCGCCGCACTGCACGCTCATTACGGTGATCGACGGGCATCCGGCGACGCTCTCCTGGCTCGGCAGCGTGCATGGACACCGCACGGTGCCGCTCGGCGTGGAGCACTTCGGCCAGACGGGCACCATCGCGGACCTCTACCGGCACTACGGGATCGACGCAGATGCCATCGTCGACGCCGCCCACCGGATCACGGTTGGCCGCCCGATCCGGCTCGCCGTCTCGAATGCCTGA
- a CDS encoding APC family permease, with the protein MSGQTGQGERTLLRVLGLPVLILYGVGVTVGAGIFVLIGTVVDLAGPRAPVAFLIAAGIAGVTAVSYATLARGFPRAAGASLYVKAAFGPRAGLPAGLGVALTGVVSSATITLGFTGYLAEIVAVPQALAVVGTLVLIGLLVQRGVKESVGAAALLTLVEIGILVVLIVAGFPVLASPDPWAGAFGFAGPLPVAGILTAAVLAFFAFIGFEDIVNMAEETVDPDRVMGRAILGTLVLTSALYLALALIAAGAPDPKAVAQSGAPLSTLWTQLTGLSSAWLSTLALIAVINGVIVQVIMASRLLYGMAREEMMPPVLGRLGARRTPIVAIWVVVAVIAVLALAFPLASLARATTTVTLIVFAGVNLSLVVLGTREGSGPMHRRRWIGGLGVLLCAGLAAREILVLLRVL; encoded by the coding sequence ATGAGCGGGCAGACCGGCCAGGGCGAGCGGACACTGCTGCGGGTGCTGGGCCTGCCGGTCCTGATCCTTTACGGCGTTGGCGTCACCGTCGGCGCAGGCATCTTCGTGCTGATCGGCACCGTCGTGGACCTCGCGGGGCCGCGCGCGCCGGTCGCCTTCCTGATCGCGGCCGGGATCGCGGGCGTCACCGCGGTCTCCTATGCGACGCTGGCGCGGGGCTTTCCGCGTGCGGCGGGCGCCTCTCTCTACGTCAAGGCGGCGTTCGGGCCGCGCGCGGGCCTGCCGGCCGGCCTCGGCGTCGCGCTGACCGGCGTCGTTTCCAGCGCGACCATCACGCTCGGCTTCACCGGCTATCTCGCCGAGATCGTGGCGGTGCCGCAGGCGCTCGCCGTCGTGGGGACGCTGGTGCTGATCGGGCTGCTCGTCCAGCGCGGCGTGAAGGAAAGCGTGGGCGCGGCAGCCCTGCTGACCCTGGTCGAGATCGGCATCCTCGTCGTCCTGATCGTGGCGGGATTCCCGGTTCTCGCCTCCCCCGATCCATGGGCCGGGGCTTTCGGTTTTGCCGGTCCGCTGCCGGTTGCGGGCATCCTGACGGCGGCGGTGCTGGCGTTCTTCGCCTTTATCGGCTTCGAGGACATCGTCAACATGGCCGAGGAGACGGTCGATCCGGACCGTGTGATGGGCCGGGCGATCCTCGGCACGCTGGTGCTGACGAGCGCGCTCTATCTCGCGCTGGCGCTGATCGCGGCGGGTGCGCCCGATCCGAAGGCCGTGGCACAGAGCGGCGCGCCGCTGTCCACGCTCTGGACCCAGCTGACGGGCCTGTCGAGCGCGTGGCTCTCCACGCTGGCCCTTATCGCCGTCATCAATGGCGTCATCGTGCAGGTGATCATGGCGAGCCGCCTGCTCTACGGCATGGCGCGCGAGGAGATGATGCCGCCTGTCCTGGGCCGTCTCGGCGCGCGGCGCACGCCCATCGTCGCGATCTGGGTGGTGGTCGCGGTCATCGCGGTGCTCGCCCTTGCGTTCCCGCTTGCATCCCTTGCGCGGGCGACCACGACGGTCACGCTGATCGTGTTCGCGGGCGTCAATCTCTCGCTCGTCGTGCTGGGCACGCGGGAGGGGAGCGGTCCGATGCACAGGAGGCGCTGGATCGGCGGCCTGGGCGTGCTGCTCTGCGCGGGGCTTGCCGCCCGCGAGATCCTCGTCCTGCTGCGCGTGCTCTGA